CGAAAGTCGCTAAACAGGGGAAATAAAAGACGACAAAAATCGTGAAGACCAGGATTTGTTCCGGGCTCATCACGGTATTGACCTGGGTGGTCCCCAGAGCCTGAATCAGCATTATCATGGAGAGCTCTTTGCGCAGCACCCCGAAGATCAGGGTCATGCCGATAGCCGGCGGCAACCCAAGCACGTAGAGAAGCGGTGCAAGTGCCGAATTGATGGCCCGATTCCAGTGATAGACCTCGGACAGGCTGAGGACCAGGCTGCCGGCGATGAGCAGGGGCCAGGCAAAGAGCACAAAATCCCTGCTGCGCAGCCAGGTCTTGGCCAAGATCGTCTTGAGGCTCGGCACCTTGTACGAGGGAATGACCAGCACCATGCCCGGTGTATCATCCGGCATCAGGTGCGCAAGGAGTGTCCCCACGAGGGCGACAACCACGATATTGAGCAGATAGATGAAAAGGGCGGCGGTCCCGCCGAGATAGTAGCCAACCAGACCGAAAATGATGGTCATCCGCGCTGAGCATGGCACCAGCACCGCTGCCACTGCGGCAATAAAACGGTCCCGCGGGCTGGGAAGAATCCGCGTTGCCATGATCGCCGGAACACTGCACCCGTACCCGAGGATGCCGGGCAACACGGCGGTGCCATGAAGGCCGATGCGATGCATGAAATTATCCATGAGGAAGGCGATGCGCGGCAGATAACCGACATCCTCGATCAGCGCCATCCCGATCAGGAAAGGGATCAGGTAGGGCAGGACGACGGCGATGCCGCCGGCGATACCCTGGAGTAAACCCTTGGCGATGTAGGCATAGAACGAACCGGTCGGCAGCGCCGCAGTCAGCGCCTCCTCACTGCGGGTAAAAAGGGTGAGAATCGGTTGCTCCAGTAGCGCTCCGAGCTTGAAGATCAGATTGAAAAACAGAACCAGGACAGTTGCCATAATCACGTATCCCCATACCGGATGCATCACCAGCTGGTCCACCCGGCTGCGCCATTGGTGCCAGGAGCGCCGGGGATGATGGACGACTGTACACTGTTCGAAGAGATGCAGGGACAAAGCATGCCGCTCGGCCGAGATCACAGAATCCGCTGGCTGGCCATGCGCTTCTTCGAGAATGGACTGGTAATGACGAACCTCTGTGCGCAGGTGGGTGCCGTCTGGTTCTAACTGCAGCGCAAAGAAGGGATCCGACTCTAACAGTTTGATGGCGAGCAGCCGCGACGAAATCCTCTGCAGCGGCAGGCACCGCTTCAGGACGCCATCGAGCGCTTCAACCACCTGCTCCACATGCCGACTCATTGGCAACGAGTGAACCGGATGAGGGGCATGGAGAAGATCAAAGGCCGCGTCAAAGAGCGCATCGATGCGCAGCCCCTGCGCTGCATTGGTGGTGATAACGGGCAGCTTCAGCAAGGAACTCAATACACCGGCGTCGATGCGGATACCCTTGCGCTCCGCTTCGTCAATCATGTTGAGACAGAGGAGCATCGGCTTGCCAAGTTCGAGCAGCTGCAGCGTCAACTCGAGGCTGCGGTCCAGATGGGTCGCATCGATGACATTGATAATCAGAGATACAGGCTCTTCGATCAGATAGTGCAGGGTTTCGCGAGCCGCTCTTTCAATGGCCGTCAGCGAATAGATCCCGGGCAAGTCAATCAGGTCGCAGGTCCGGCCTCCAATCGCAACGTGGCTGCTGGTATATTCGACGGTGACACCCGGGAAATTGGTGGTGATGGAGCGGTAACCTGCCACCTTATTGAAGATGGTGCTTTTGCCGGAATTGGGTTGCCCCAGGAGGATGATACGGGGATGCTCCAGGATCAAGGCCGACTGGGTTTCTAGGGTGTTTCTATTCATCGTATCATGCTTCATCCAGATCAACCAGGATCGCAGCCGCCATCCGGTT
This portion of the bacterium genome encodes:
- the feoB gene encoding ferrous iron transport protein B is translated as MNRNTLETQSALILEHPRIILLGQPNSGKSTIFNKVAGYRSITTNFPGVTVEYTSSHVAIGGRTCDLIDLPGIYSLTAIERAARETLHYLIEEPVSLIINVIDATHLDRSLELTLQLLELGKPMLLCLNMIDEAERKGIRIDAGVLSSLLKLPVITTNAAQGLRIDALFDAAFDLLHAPHPVHSLPMSRHVEQVVEALDGVLKRCLPLQRISSRLLAIKLLESDPFFALQLEPDGTHLRTEVRHYQSILEEAHGQPADSVISAERHALSLHLFEQCTVVHHPRRSWHQWRSRVDQLVMHPVWGYVIMATVLVLFFNLIFKLGALLEQPILTLFTRSEEALTAALPTGSFYAYIAKGLLQGIAGGIAVVLPYLIPFLIGMALIEDVGYLPRIAFLMDNFMHRIGLHGTAVLPGILGYGCSVPAIMATRILPSPRDRFIAAVAAVLVPCSARMTIIFGLVGYYLGGTAALFIYLLNIVVVALVGTLLAHLMPDDTPGMVLVIPSYKVPSLKTILAKTWLRSRDFVLFAWPLLIAGSLVLSLSEVYHWNRAINSALAPLLYVLGLPPAIGMTLIFGVLRKELSMIMLIQALGTTQVNTVMSPEQILVFTIFVVFYFPCLATFGILTREVGWKEALAASLLTFSIAVVLGVVVRFIAPWLLQVI